The Alteromonas macleodii ATCC 27126 genome segment CATTATAATTTTATTAAATGGCCTTGTGAGCAAGTTTGGCATCAGTAAGGCAAAACAGCAGGCAAAGCTAATAGAGAGGTGTACAGCAAAGTAATGAAAAACTTATCGATAGATTTTCTGCGTTCGTTCGTGCTTATTGCACAGACGGGTAGCTACACACAATGTGCGGAGCAGCTTCAGCGCACACAGCCTGCCATTAGCTTACAGATAAAAAAACTAGAAGAAATGATTGGGGAAAAGCTATTTTCCCGCGACAAAAACCGCTTGGCACTGACTGGCGCTGGTAGTCGCTTATTGTCGTATGGTGAAAAGATAGTGGCTCTTAACGATCAGGCTATGGCCGAATTCGGCAAGCCGCAGGTTACGGGAAATATTCGGTTAGGCATTCCCAGCGAATTTAGTACAACGCTTATGCCTAAAATTATTCGACGGTTCACGCAAACCTATCCGGAAATATCGCTAGAGGTGCATTGTGCGCTAAGTAAAGACTTAATTAGTGAGCCGCTTAAAAGCCAGTTCGATTTAATTCTTTCGCTACAAGAAACACCTGATCCTCAGCAAGACGGCTACATCATTTCAGATCAATTGGTATGGGTGGGGAGTCAGCGCTTTGTAAATAGCGTGCCTGCTAAACTGCCTATTATTGCTGCACCGTCGCCGTGTATTTACCGCAAGCGAGCAACCAATCTTTTATCGGCCATCAAAAAACCGTGGCAGGTGGTGTACACCATTGCTGACTTAAACGGCATACAAACGGCCATTAACGAAGGACTGGGCATAACCGTTCTTGCAAAAAGTTCGGTGCCGCCTGGGCTACACGTTTTATCTAATTCAGAAAGTTTACCCGAGCTTGGGCATGTGGGTGTTTGTTTAGTTAACCCTCAGAAAGTGTCATCGAAAGCGATTAGCTTGCTTACTGAAACCATTACCAACGAAGTCGCAAACTTTTAACAGGAAATAGCAAGCGCGCTTGCTAAACAACAAGGCAAGCGCACCGAGAGGAGTAACAGCTTTTCAATAAATGCCGTCTATGCCTTTTTAACAAATTGTGCAGTTAGCATCATTTCACCAGCACCATCTACTTTACAGTCTAGCTGGTGGTCTTTGGCATCTTTCACATGACGGATAACGGCTTTGGTACCAATTTTAAGTACCAATGAACTGCCTTTTACCTTCAAATCTTTTGCTAACGTAATTTTGTCGCCGGCTACTAACGGTGTTCCGTTGAAGTCTTTTGCTGAGACTTCCTCTTCTACCTCGTTCGGGTTCCACTCGTGTCCACATTCAGGGCAAATAAGTAGAGGCTGATCTTCGTATACATATTCTGATTGGCAATGCGGGCAAGGAGGTAACGACATGTGGAATTCTCTTAAAGTACTAAATTAAAGCGCTCGGGTCATAAAG includes the following:
- a CDS encoding LysR family transcriptional regulator; translation: MKNLSIDFLRSFVLIAQTGSYTQCAEQLQRTQPAISLQIKKLEEMIGEKLFSRDKNRLALTGAGSRLLSYGEKIVALNDQAMAEFGKPQVTGNIRLGIPSEFSTTLMPKIIRRFTQTYPEISLEVHCALSKDLISEPLKSQFDLILSLQETPDPQQDGYIISDQLVWVGSQRFVNSVPAKLPIIAAPSPCIYRKRATNLLSAIKKPWQVVYTIADLNGIQTAINEGLGITVLAKSSVPPGLHVLSNSESLPELGHVGVCLVNPQKVSSKAISLLTETITNEVANF
- a CDS encoding zinc ribbon domain-containing protein YjdM, with translation MSLPPCPHCQSEYVYEDQPLLICPECGHEWNPNEVEEEVSAKDFNGTPLVAGDKITLAKDLKVKGSSLVLKIGTKAVIRHVKDAKDHQLDCKVDGAGEMMLTAQFVKKA